The following are encoded together in the Oncorhynchus nerka isolate Pitt River linkage group LG23, Oner_Uvic_2.0, whole genome shotgun sequence genome:
- the atxn10 gene encoding ataxin-10: protein MAEPALESWIRMDFPTLLNEILAEKFREKHLLVLQSLTNALRIQDYRDRSEDEAFRSLMKILSKLSEEIQAAGGEVEELILQLTAACFRAQRNGCVQCARNQSLLRSLGAIDLSIRILDMLQRLKSENTDYVFEALRCGVQFIGNLAVDNQFCKDDIWTLIFPDLLLALLCVDDERAVGYSSMVLHTCLDEHKVERLAHPGNIHLALKVMELCRTQSELDWTVLIATQHFLKSSVLVKNMYAGMSHQERVTLLELISAQLGEEDSEDCGIPPTVATFLASCFQERCGAVLTLASESDNEEALTVISLLDVLCEMTSDHKQFMFLQNHPDLLKSTVDLLQQVHALGKTSKNVFTAAQNFSLAQGGDCSSSPSVSFKAHLIRLIGNLCHGNTANQNKVRKLDGLPLIMDNCSIDSNNPFISQWAIFATRNILEHNLENQELVAALERRGVADDSALRAMGFRVEERDGNVLLKPCSKDP from the exons ATGGCGGAACCCGCTTTGGAATCGTGGATTAGGATGGATTTTCCAACATTATTGAATGAAATTCTCGCTGAGAAGTTCCGTGAAAAACATTTACTTGTTTTACAATCACTGACAAATGCGTTACGAATTCAGGATTACAG AGACCGCAGTGAGGATGAAGCCTTCAGGAGCCTAATGAAGATCCTGTCAAAGCTATCAGAGGAGATCCAGGCTGCAGGTGGAGAGGTTGAAGAGCTGATCCTGCAGTTGACTGCAGCATGCTTCAGAGCCCAGAGGaatggctgtgtacagtgtgcaCGCAACCAGTCCCTATTGAG GTCACTTGGTGCTATTGACCTGTCAATCAGAATCCTAGACATGCTTCAGAGACTGAAGTCTGAGAACACTGACTACGTCTTTGAAG CACTTCGATGTGGGGTACAGTTCATTGGAAACCTTGCTGTTGATAACCAGTTCTGCAAAGATGACATTTGGACGCTCATCTTTCCAGATCTTCTCTT GGCCCTGCTGTGTGTGGATGACGAAAGGGCAGTGGGCTACTCCTCCATGGTGCTCCACACCTGTCTAGATGAACACAAGGTGGAGCGACTGGCTCATCCAGGGAACATCCACCTGGCCCTGAAGGTCATGGAGCTGTGTAGGACTCAGTCAGAACTGGACTGGAC GGTTTTGATTGCTACCCAGCACTTCCTCAAGTCCTCAGTGCTCGTTAAGAACATGTATGCAGGGATGAGCCATCAGGAGAG GGTGACGTTGCTGGAGCTCATCTCTGCTCAGTTGGGAGAGGAGGACTCTGAGGATTGTGGGATCCCCCCCACCGTCGCTACCTTCCTGGCATCCTGCTTCCAGGAGCGCTGTGGGGCCGTGCTCACACTCGCCTCCGAATCAGACAATGAG GAGGCCCTGACTGTGATCAGcctgttagatgttctctgtgaGATGACCTCTGATCACAAACAGTTCATGTTCCTGCAGAACCATCCTGACCTCCTCAAGTCTACCGTTG ATCTCCTGCAGCAGGTCCATGCTCTGGGGAAGACCAGTAAGAATGTATTCACTGCAGCTCAGAACTTCTCCTTGGCTCAGGGAGGagactgctcctcctctccctctgtcagcTTCAAGGCACATCTCATCCGTCTCATTGGAAACCTCTGTCACGGAAACACTGCCAACCAGAACaag GTTCGGAAACTGGATGGTCTTCCTCTCATTATGGACAACTGCAGTATTGACAGCAACAATCCCT TCATCAGTCAATGGGCCATCTTTGCCACTCGGAATATTCTAGAACACAACCTGGAGAATCAGGAGCTGGTGGCAGCTCTAGAACGTCGCGGGGTGGCCGATGACTCTGCCTTGAGGGCCATGGGCtttagagtagaggagagagatggtaacGTGCTGCTCAAACCTTGTTCAAAGGACCCTTAA